Proteins found in one Massilia sp. H6 genomic segment:
- a CDS encoding gamma-glutamylcyclotransferase: MSHDTIAINRRMDRFDRHDSVWLFGYGSLIFKADFPFIERRPASIGNWSRRFWQGSHDHRGTESAPGRVVTLVPELGATCHGMAYLVTPEEFAHLDHREKNGYLRLATDIGFEDGSAIEGIVYIATHENAAFLGAADERDIARQIAGARGPSGPNSDYLLALAQALRELDKPDAHVFAIERHLGELLAQQLT; encoded by the coding sequence ATGTCTCACGACACCATCGCGATCAACCGCCGGATGGACCGCTTCGACCGCCATGACAGCGTCTGGCTGTTCGGCTACGGCTCGCTGATCTTCAAGGCCGACTTCCCCTTCATTGAGCGCCGTCCCGCCAGCATCGGCAACTGGAGCCGACGTTTCTGGCAAGGCTCGCACGACCACCGCGGCACCGAAAGCGCACCCGGGCGCGTGGTGACCCTGGTACCCGAGCTCGGTGCGACCTGCCACGGCATGGCCTATCTGGTCACCCCCGAAGAATTCGCCCATCTCGACCACCGCGAGAAGAACGGCTACCTGCGCCTGGCCACCGACATCGGCTTCGAGGACGGCAGCGCCATCGAAGGCATCGTGTACATCGCCACCCACGAGAATGCGGCCTTTCTCGGAGCGGCGGACGAACGTGACATCGCACGCCAGATCGCCGGCGCGCGCGGCCCGAGCGGCCCCAATAGCGACTACCTGCTGGCGCTGGCGCAAGCCCTGCGCGAGCTCGACAAGCCAGACGCCCACGTGTTTGCGATCGAACGCCATCTCGGCGAACTGCTCGCGCAACAGCTCACTTAA
- a CDS encoding YciI family protein has translation MLTKKMLVAGALALAALPPMAAQTGAADAAPHGQAPAAPAYDAELASSLGGNDQGMRKYVLVILKTGPNKVTDKAERATMFEGHFANIKKLAAEKKLAVAGPLDGKEGRRGIFILATPELAQAKAYVDADPVIVKGEMVAEYHVFYSSAALMAVNDLHNRIEKKH, from the coding sequence ATGCTAACGAAAAAGATGCTGGTAGCAGGTGCACTGGCGCTGGCGGCACTGCCGCCGATGGCCGCGCAAACCGGGGCCGCCGACGCGGCGCCGCACGGGCAGGCCCCGGCGGCACCAGCCTACGACGCCGAACTGGCCAGCTCGCTCGGGGGCAACGACCAGGGCATGCGCAAGTATGTCCTGGTGATCCTCAAGACCGGTCCGAACAAGGTCACCGACAAGGCCGAACGCGCGACGATGTTCGAGGGTCACTTTGCGAACATCAAAAAGTTGGCGGCCGAGAAGAAACTTGCCGTTGCCGGCCCCCTGGACGGCAAGGAAGGTCGTCGTGGCATCTTTATTTTGGCGACCCCGGAGTTGGCGCAGGCCAAGGCCTATGTCGACGCCGACCCGGTGATCGTCAAGGGCGAAATGGTGGCTGAATACCATGTGTTCTATAGTTCCGCGGCCTTGATGGCAGTTAACGATCTACACAACAGGATCGAAAAGAAACATTAA
- a CDS encoding PA0069 family radical SAM protein has product MPDVDPDVDLVRDLDPDLDADRQPIRGPIPLAVHKGRGAVSNMQGRYEVNRREQFDDGWEREEAIAASVRTVVTEEHAKTILTRNSSPDIPFNVSLNPYRGCEHGCIYCFARPTHSFLGLSPGLDFESRLVAKVNAAELLRRELARPGYVPEPIAIGVNTDAYQPCERALRLTRQVLEVLSQCQHPVGLITKSALIERDIDLLAPMASRGQACAAITLTTLDPQIARTLEPRAAAPARRLRAIRTLADAGIPVSVSVAPIIPFVTEPEIEKILEAARDAGAVGAHYVVLRLPHEVNPLFQQWLRAHFPERAQRVMNRVRDLGGGKDYDSDFGKRMQGEGIWADLIRQRFTRAVARLGMGQLRGRFGRLDGSQFCKPVLVPAARRHASNKGAGQLDLF; this is encoded by the coding sequence ATGCCCGATGTCGATCCCGATGTCGATCTCGTTCGCGATCTCGATCCCGATCTCGATGCCGATCGGCAGCCAATCCGAGGCCCAATTCCGCTCGCGGTGCACAAGGGGCGCGGCGCGGTATCAAACATGCAAGGGCGCTACGAGGTCAATCGCCGTGAACAGTTCGACGATGGCTGGGAGCGCGAAGAAGCGATCGCGGCCAGCGTCCGCACCGTTGTTACCGAAGAGCACGCCAAGACCATCCTGACACGCAACAGCTCGCCCGACATTCCGTTCAATGTGTCGCTCAATCCCTACCGGGGCTGCGAGCACGGCTGCATTTATTGCTTCGCGCGTCCGACCCACAGCTTTCTAGGCTTGTCTCCGGGGCTCGATTTCGAATCCCGTCTGGTCGCCAAGGTCAACGCAGCCGAGCTGTTGCGGCGCGAACTGGCCAGGCCTGGCTACGTGCCCGAGCCCATCGCCATCGGCGTCAACACCGACGCTTACCAGCCCTGCGAGCGCGCGCTGCGGCTCACGCGCCAGGTCCTCGAAGTACTCAGCCAGTGCCAGCACCCGGTCGGGCTCATTACCAAGTCGGCGCTGATCGAGCGCGACATCGACCTGCTCGCTCCCATGGCGTCAAGGGGGCAGGCCTGCGCTGCGATCACCCTGACCACGCTCGACCCGCAGATCGCACGTACGCTCGAACCGCGCGCAGCCGCTCCGGCGCGGCGCCTGCGCGCGATCCGCACCCTTGCCGACGCGGGCATCCCGGTCAGCGTCAGCGTGGCGCCGATCATTCCCTTTGTCACCGAGCCGGAGATCGAAAAAATCCTGGAAGCGGCGCGCGACGCCGGCGCGGTCGGCGCGCACTACGTGGTGCTGCGCTTGCCGCACGAGGTCAATCCGCTTTTCCAGCAGTGGCTGCGAGCCCATTTTCCTGAGCGGGCGCAGCGCGTGATGAACCGCGTGCGCGACCTGGGCGGCGGCAAAGACTATGACAGCGATTTCGGCAAGCGCATGCAAGGCGAGGGCATCTGGGCCGACCTGATCCGCCAGCGCTTCACCCGGGCGGTGGCGCGACTGGGGATGGGCCAGTTGCGCGGGCGCTTCGGGCGGCTCGACGGCTCGCAGTTTTGCAAGCCGGTGCTGGTGCCGGCGGCGCGGCGCCACGCAAGCAACAAAGGGGCGGGGCAGCTCGATCTGTTCTGA
- a CDS encoding tRNA-uridine aminocarboxypropyltransferase, translating to MSKDPPRRQHCATCLRAQSACICRWITRVDTRAALLVLQHPLEVANAKNSARLLHLSVTGSVLAVGEAFEAGALEALLHAGRRVPVLLYPATPDDANLAEPPPWAPPDAGRVRLVVLDATWRKSRKMLYLNPALQALPRLALADVAPSKYRIRKAHAPHQLSSLEAAALALARLEGEGEGEGEGEGARLAPLLDAFEGFVQQQAAYVAHPPRRT from the coding sequence ATGAGCAAGGACCCACCCCGGCGCCAGCACTGCGCCACCTGCCTGCGCGCGCAGTCGGCCTGCATCTGCCGCTGGATCACGCGCGTCGACACGCGCGCGGCGCTGCTGGTGTTGCAGCATCCGCTGGAAGTGGCCAACGCCAAGAACAGCGCACGCCTGCTGCACCTGAGCGTGACGGGCAGCGTGCTGGCCGTGGGCGAAGCCTTCGAGGCGGGTGCGCTGGAGGCCTTGCTGCATGCGGGCAGGCGGGTGCCGGTGCTGCTGTATCCCGCCACGCCGGACGATGCCAACCTGGCCGAGCCACCGCCCTGGGCGCCCCCCGACGCCGGCCGGGTGCGCCTGGTGGTACTGGATGCGACCTGGCGCAAGAGCCGCAAGATGCTGTACCTGAATCCTGCACTGCAAGCATTGCCGCGGCTGGCGCTGGCGGATGTGGCGCCGTCGAAGTACCGCATCCGCAAGGCGCACGCGCCGCACCAGCTTTCGTCGCTGGAAGCGGCCGCGCTGGCACTGGCCAGGCTCGAGGGCGAGGGCGAGGGCGAGGGCGAGGGCGAGGGCGCGCGTTTGGCGCCGCTACTCGATGCCTTCGAGGGCTTCGTGCAGCAGCAAGCCGCCTATGTGGCGCACCCCCCACGGCGCACTTGA
- a CDS encoding dienelactone hydrolase family protein produces the protein MIAAVLAALAMLPCSAVQHELQLDHRMNEHIVQVPAGAEHRAMLETTVFRPNGPGPFPLIVINHGKEPGRPSLQARDRFYHMARAFVKRGYAVMVPMRQGFANSTGRYRDHGCNMTANGYTQADDIASTLAYARRQPWVDAQRIVVAGQSYGGLATIALGARELQGVRGLINFAGGLRDDSNRCAWRSALVTAFADYGAKATLPSLWIYGANDSLFGPALAQRMHAAFEQAGGRGRLVELAAFKRDSHGMLASRDGEKAWLADTLQFLQQVGMPTEVLHEVPPPPSPTRTDYARIDDIDAVPFLSENGRRAYQEYLGKMTPRAFALSPSGAWTWAEEGEDPDGRALATCTAKSTEPCRLYSVDDYVVWSGERLDQAEKAAVTAAVTPVPTPDTAGSAASTSIGGNKATH, from the coding sequence ATGATCGCTGCCGTCCTGGCCGCGCTTGCCATGCTTCCCTGTAGCGCCGTGCAGCACGAGTTGCAACTCGACCACCGGATGAACGAGCACATCGTCCAGGTGCCGGCCGGCGCCGAGCACCGTGCCATGCTCGAGACCACGGTGTTCCGGCCCAACGGCCCCGGCCCCTTTCCCCTCATCGTCATCAATCACGGCAAGGAGCCCGGTCGCCCCAGCCTGCAGGCGCGCGACCGCTTCTATCACATGGCCAGGGCCTTCGTGAAACGCGGCTACGCGGTGATGGTGCCGATGCGCCAGGGTTTTGCCAATTCGACCGGCCGCTACCGTGACCATGGCTGCAACATGACAGCCAACGGCTATACCCAGGCCGACGACATTGCGTCCACCCTCGCCTATGCGCGCCGCCAGCCATGGGTTGACGCGCAGCGCATCGTGGTGGCCGGCCAGTCTTATGGCGGCCTGGCGACGATCGCCCTGGGCGCCCGCGAACTGCAGGGCGTGCGTGGCCTGATCAACTTCGCCGGTGGCCTGCGCGACGACAGCAATCGCTGCGCCTGGCGTTCGGCGCTGGTAACGGCGTTCGCCGACTACGGCGCCAAGGCCACGCTGCCATCCTTGTGGATCTATGGCGCCAACGATTCGCTGTTCGGCCCCGCACTGGCGCAGCGCATGCACGCCGCCTTCGAGCAGGCAGGAGGGCGCGGGCGTCTGGTCGAACTGGCCGCCTTCAAGCGCGATTCGCACGGCATGCTCGCCAGCCGTGACGGCGAGAAGGCATGGCTGGCCGACACCCTGCAGTTCCTGCAGCAGGTCGGCATGCCGACCGAGGTCCTGCATGAAGTGCCGCCGCCGCCGAGCCCTACCCGCACCGACTATGCCAGGATCGACGACATCGACGCCGTGCCTTTCCTGTCGGAGAACGGCCGTCGTGCCTACCAGGAATATCTCGGCAAGATGACGCCGCGCGCGTTCGCGCTTTCGCCAAGCGGTGCCTGGACCTGGGCCGAAGAAGGCGAAGACCCGGATGGCCGCGCGCTGGCCACCTGCACCGCCAAGAGCACCGAACCTTGCCGCCTGTATTCGGTCGACGACTACGTAGTGTGGAGCGGCGAGCGCCTCGACCAGGCCGAGAAAGCGGCCGTCACGGCCGCCGTGACGCCGGTGCCGACACCGGATACGGCCGGCTCGGCGGCGAGCACGTCGATCGGCGGCAACAAGGCCACCCATTAA
- a CDS encoding triacylglycerol lipase, protein MSRIAQALTALAALATFGAGAPAAAQNNYPVILVHGFLGFGPDTFQHSGFNYWGGYGDIASHLQVYRGPRTVFAAVVGPVSSNWDRAADLYAQIKGGCVDYGADHVRRHGNPGQQRAPAGKCWAADPRNNPQGYPLALYPAWDARHPIHLIGHSQGGTTIRALVELLEHGSPHDEGGHPLYAGGKVGWVRSVTTISAPHNGTTYADAVVSAAPLLRTPLHGALQHRWAQWELSPDGARAFNLWARTSPHIYYYSVGTVATEAGSWCCNGTDRALAPVQTPYHQYPRQDMIAAFKATAGEWIVPSAFQYGLGGYTQAARGRVRIDSDWFANDGVVNTVSMRAPQGHPVRDYDGTSLKGTWNFLGNYKGYDHFDILNWPNPGPSANALYEQVSDIIFGL, encoded by the coding sequence ATGTCCCGCATCGCCCAAGCCTTGACCGCGCTGGCCGCGCTGGCCACATTCGGCGCCGGCGCGCCGGCCGCCGCGCAGAACAACTATCCGGTGATCCTGGTCCACGGTTTCCTTGGCTTCGGCCCCGACACCTTCCAGCACAGCGGCTTTAATTACTGGGGCGGCTACGGCGACATTGCCTCGCACCTGCAGGTCTACCGCGGCCCGCGCACGGTGTTTGCGGCGGTGGTCGGGCCGGTCAGTTCGAACTGGGACCGCGCGGCCGACCTGTATGCGCAGATCAAGGGTGGCTGTGTCGACTACGGCGCGGACCACGTGCGCCGGCACGGCAATCCGGGCCAGCAGCGGGCCCCGGCCGGAAAATGCTGGGCCGCCGACCCCAGGAACAATCCGCAAGGCTATCCGCTGGCGCTGTATCCGGCCTGGGACGCCCGGCACCCGATCCACCTGATCGGCCACAGCCAGGGTGGCACCACGATCCGCGCACTGGTCGAGCTGCTCGAGCATGGCTCGCCGCATGACGAAGGCGGCCACCCGCTGTATGCCGGCGGCAAAGTGGGCTGGGTACGCAGCGTGACCACGATCTCGGCGCCGCACAACGGCACCACCTATGCCGACGCCGTCGTGAGCGCCGCGCCGCTGCTGCGCACGCCGCTGCACGGGGCCTTGCAGCACCGCTGGGCGCAGTGGGAACTCTCGCCCGATGGCGCGCGCGCCTTCAACCTGTGGGCGCGCACCTCGCCGCACATCTATTACTACTCGGTCGGCACCGTCGCGACCGAAGCTGGCAGCTGGTGCTGCAACGGCACCGACCGCGCGCTCGCACCGGTGCAAACGCCGTACCACCAGTATCCGCGCCAGGACATGATCGCCGCTTTCAAGGCCACCGCCGGAGAATGGATCGTGCCTTCGGCCTTCCAGTACGGCCTGGGCGGCTACACGCAGGCGGCCCGGGGTCGGGTGCGAATCGACAGCGACTGGTTCGCCAACGATGGCGTGGTCAATACCGTGAGCATGCGCGCGCCGCAGGGGCACCCGGTGCGCGACTACGACGGCACCTCGCTCAAGGGAACATGGAATTTCCTTGGAAACTACAAGGGCTACGACCACTTCGACATCCTCAACTGGCCCAACCCCGGGCCGTCGGCCAATGCGCTGTATGAGCAGGTAAGCGATATTATTTTTGGTTTGTAA
- a CDS encoding ATP-binding protein has protein sequence MTQASSDIFDLSACADEPIRTPGSIQPHGFLLTLAPAPDFTVLQASANLGHWTGLSVSDALGQPLAQVVGEATAARLASHLAAGKLAARPAYIGSVDVASGAHVDVLAHAWDGLVILEFENVVREGAADFRHLYPLIGDFLLNVNGLASIPVLSDLAARHVRAVTGYGRVVVYQFDPDGHGHVVAESKEDSYESYLGQHFPASDIPAQARALYLRSPIRVIQDANYTAAPLVPELNPATGARNDLSFAALRSVSPVHLQYMRNMGTLASMSVSLIVKGKLWGLISCHNATPRPVPVEERTACEQLGQILALCIESREDAAELQFRLEVRRIMVELLGHLTKGADFLENMESVFPELLRFGRAGGVAIVVDDRVLTYGDTPDETAIRALVAWLAMQGNAGVFHTDHLMGAWPAAAGMVRNASGLLALPISRIHQHYLLWFRPEVVQSIEWAGNPYQKEASTLNSVVQPLTPRQSFQSWRETIHGRSLPWHVAEVELTEEFRGALLGIALERAEQMAELAEELGRANKELEAFSYSVSHDLRAPLRHIVGFSDLLIESDGVEDPQRRQRFLKNIKESARLAGKLVDDLLSFSQMGRAALRPTRVDMNDLMAGCIDKLGTEMAGRKVDWHIEPLPVVCADPTFLNLAVFNLLSNAVKFTGAREQAVITITSEESSAETVFHIADNGAGFNMDYVHKLFGVFQRLHRMEDFQGTGIGLANVRRIIERHGGRVWAASVQGEGATFSFSIPKHPLPEGA, from the coding sequence ATGACCCAGGCTTCTTCCGACATCTTCGACCTCAGCGCGTGCGCGGACGAACCGATCCGTACACCGGGAAGCATCCAGCCGCATGGCTTCCTGCTGACGCTGGCGCCTGCCCCGGACTTTACGGTATTGCAGGCCAGTGCCAATCTCGGGCACTGGACCGGCCTGTCGGTCAGCGACGCGCTCGGCCAGCCGCTCGCGCAGGTGGTGGGCGAGGCCACCGCAGCCCGCCTCGCCTCGCACCTGGCCGCCGGCAAGCTGGCCGCGCGGCCTGCCTATATCGGCAGCGTCGATGTCGCCAGCGGCGCCCATGTCGATGTGCTGGCCCATGCCTGGGACGGCCTGGTCATCCTCGAGTTCGAGAACGTCGTGCGCGAGGGCGCGGCCGATTTCCGCCACCTGTATCCCCTGATCGGCGACTTCCTGCTCAACGTGAACGGCTTGGCCTCGATTCCGGTGCTATCCGACCTGGCCGCGCGCCATGTGCGCGCCGTGACTGGCTATGGCCGCGTCGTGGTCTACCAGTTCGACCCCGACGGCCACGGCCACGTGGTGGCCGAATCGAAAGAAGACAGCTACGAGTCTTACCTGGGCCAGCACTTTCCTGCCAGCGACATCCCGGCGCAGGCGCGCGCGCTGTACCTGCGCTCGCCGATCCGCGTGATCCAGGATGCGAACTACACCGCCGCTCCCCTGGTGCCGGAGCTGAACCCGGCGACTGGGGCGCGCAACGACCTGTCGTTTGCGGCGCTGCGCAGCGTCTCGCCAGTGCACCTGCAGTACATGCGCAACATGGGCACGCTGGCGTCGATGTCGGTCTCGCTCATCGTCAAGGGCAAGCTATGGGGCCTGATTTCCTGCCACAACGCCACGCCACGCCCGGTTCCGGTCGAGGAGCGCACCGCCTGCGAGCAGCTGGGCCAGATCCTGGCGCTGTGCATCGAGTCGCGCGAGGACGCCGCCGAACTGCAGTTTCGCCTCGAGGTGCGCCGCATCATGGTCGAACTGCTCGGCCACCTGACCAAGGGCGCCGACTTTTTGGAGAACATGGAGTCGGTGTTTCCTGAACTGCTGCGCTTCGGGCGCGCCGGCGGCGTCGCCATCGTGGTCGACGACCGGGTGCTGACCTATGGCGACACGCCCGACGAGACCGCGATTCGCGCCCTGGTGGCGTGGCTTGCCATGCAGGGCAATGCCGGGGTGTTCCACACCGACCACCTGATGGGCGCCTGGCCGGCGGCAGCTGGCATGGTTCGCAATGCCAGCGGCCTGCTGGCGCTGCCGATCTCGCGCATCCACCAGCACTACCTGCTGTGGTTCCGTCCCGAGGTGGTGCAGAGCATCGAGTGGGCCGGCAACCCGTACCAGAAAGAAGCGTCGACGCTCAACAGTGTCGTCCAGCCGCTGACGCCGCGCCAGAGCTTCCAGTCGTGGCGCGAGACCATCCATGGCCGCAGCCTGCCCTGGCATGTCGCCGAAGTCGAACTGACCGAGGAGTTTCGCGGCGCGCTGCTGGGCATTGCGCTGGAGCGTGCCGAACAGATGGCCGAACTGGCCGAGGAACTGGGCCGCGCCAACAAGGAGCTCGAAGCGTTCTCGTATTCGGTCTCGCACGACCTGCGTGCGCCGCTGCGCCACATCGTTGGATTCTCCGACCTCCTGATCGAATCGGACGGCGTCGAAGACCCGCAGCGGCGCCAGCGCTTCCTGAAGAACATCAAGGAATCGGCGCGCCTGGCCGGCAAGCTAGTCGACGACCTGCTGTCGTTCTCGCAGATGGGCCGCGCCGCGTTGCGCCCGACCCGGGTCGACATGAACGACCTGATGGCGGGCTGCATCGACAAGCTCGGCACCGAGATGGCGGGCCGCAAGGTTGACTGGCACATCGAGCCGCTGCCCGTGGTCTGCGCCGACCCGACCTTCCTGAACCTGGCGGTGTTCAACCTGCTCTCGAACGCGGTGAAATTCACTGGCGCGCGCGAACAGGCCGTGATCACCATTACCTCGGAAGAGAGCAGCGCTGAAACCGTGTTCCACATCGCCGACAACGGCGCCGGCTTCAACATGGACTACGTGCACAAGCTGTTCGGCGTATTCCAGCGCTTGCACCGGATGGAAGACTTCCAGGGCACCGGCATTGGCCTGGCCAATGTGCGCCGCATCATCGAGCGCCATGGCGGACGGGTCTGGGCCGCATCGGTGCAGGGTGAAGGCGCGACCTTCTCGTTCAGCATTCCCAAACATCCTCTCCCCGAAGGCGCATGA
- a CDS encoding response regulator, protein MLKPILLVEDNPHDLELTLIALSKSQLANEVVVMRDGAEALDYLYRRGEFAGRAVGNPAVILLDLKLPKVDGLEVLKEIRQGEALKSVPVVMLTSSKEEQDVVRSYELGVNAYVVKPVDFTEFLRAIADLGIFWAVLNEPPPGSRRYIKPK, encoded by the coding sequence ATGCTCAAGCCGATTCTTCTTGTCGAAGACAACCCGCACGATCTGGAACTGACGCTGATCGCGCTGTCAAAGAGCCAGCTGGCCAACGAAGTGGTAGTCATGCGTGACGGCGCCGAGGCGCTCGACTACCTGTACCGCCGCGGCGAATTCGCCGGGCGCGCGGTCGGCAACCCGGCCGTCATCCTGCTCGACCTGAAACTGCCAAAAGTGGACGGGCTCGAAGTGCTGAAAGAAATACGCCAGGGCGAGGCGCTCAAGAGCGTTCCGGTGGTGATGCTGACTTCGTCGAAGGAAGAACAGGACGTCGTGCGCAGCTACGAGCTGGGCGTGAACGCCTATGTAGTCAAGCCGGTCGATTTTACGGAGTTCTTGCGCGCCATCGCCGACCTGGGCATTTTCTGGGCGGTCCTGAACGAACCGCCTCCCGGTTCGCGCCGTTACATCAAGCCCAAGTGA